The Natronolimnobius baerhuensis DNA segment TTCCCACCCGTGTAGTGGACCGTCGTCGTGTGTGCCTGCCGGAGTCGCTCGACCGCCCACTCCTTGTACTCGGTCTCGGTCTGGCCGAATCGCTTGCGCTCGCACAGATCGAACCGGGTCTCGAGGTCGTGCTCCTCAAGTGCAATCCGTGCGCTCCGGCTCTCGGCACCGGTCACGAGTGACTGGACGGTCGCGCCGGGAACTCGAGGCAAGTCGCCATCGGCCAGCAACACGAGGTCGTCCGTTTCGTCTATGCTGTGGATCACGCCCACGGAGGTCTCGAACGTCGCGTTCGTGTCCGCCGAGACCGTGACAGTCGGCTCGAGGACGAGCGCCGTATCGGGCGTCGGAATCGTCGCCGGCTCGAGGTTTTCGACGGGTTGGACGGCTTCGAAAACGGGTGCGTTCCGGTCGGCGGTGGGGTGAGTCGGCCGGAGGGATTCGTCACAGAGGATTTCGATCCGGCCGTTGTAGAGGTCCATCCCGATCTCGTCGCCGATCTCGCGGAGGTCGGTGCCGTCAAGCAGTTCGATGCCGCCCGCTGTCGTGCCGCCAAGGTCGGCTGCGTACTCCCGCGCTGGGGCGGTAAAACGCCCGGTCGTGACGACCATGCCCCGCTTCGGGCCGTCGTAGTCGTAGGTCGCGACCGCCGAGTGGAGTTTCTGGACGACCGGTCTGCTGACCGTCTCGGTGTGTTTGCACTCGACGACGACGGCTCGGCGGCGGCCGTCGACGACTTCCTCCATCAGAATATCCCGTCCCTCGTCTGCGCCTCGAGCCGACTGGCGAACGTTCTCGTAGCCCAGATGCCGAAACACGTCCTCCATCAGATCCTCGAATTCGTACCCCGAAAGCTCGTCGAGCAGCGCCATTCGTTCACCGGAACCTTTCAATCACTCGTAAATAATGGTTCGGGCAGACGAACGAGTGGCGACGGGCTCGAGTAGTATCGCTACGTAGCATCCCTGCCGCCAACCAAAACCGGCAGCCGTTGCCGCCCCTGGAACGTCTTTTGAGCCGGTCGTGGTCCGAGCGCTATGTCTCCCGATGCAGATAACGGTCCCGGCGACAGCACAGACCCCGACCTCGAGTCCCTCGAGTTGAGCGAGGCCGAAGAGGCTGCCTTACACGACCTGCAACTCGGCATCGAGCACGTCCACCGCGCCTACGGCACCTTACTCGAGTTTCACCACCAACTCGGCCACGCGATGGATCGGATGGGAAACGCCGAGGACGAACTGCGCGAGGCCGGCCACGAGCGGTGGGCGAATCGCCTGCGCGACGAGCACCTTCCTGCGGGCGCGATCAGCGATCAGTGGACCTACGAACTCGTCGAGGAGTTCTCCGCGGAGTTTCTCGAGGACGTCGACGCCTTCGAGAGCACGGTCAGAGACGAACTGGCCGACGGCATCGATCACGTGAGCGAGCGCAAACAGCAGCGACGGCTCCGGGAGCGAATGCAGGGCGAGCGACGAGTCGTGACCGACCGCCGGAGACACCGCTTTGCGCGTGAAGCCACAGGACCGGGCCGCCTCGCCGGCTGCAGTGAGTGAGAAGTATTTTCGCAGCCCTCGTTGTATCGCCGTCCATGAGCGACCAGTACGACGTCATCGTCATCGGGGTCGGCGGTATGGGCAGTGCAACCGTCGCCCACCTCGCAGCCCGTGGCGTCGACGTGCTCGGGCTCGAGCGCCGCGATATACCCCACAGCTACGGGTCGTCTCACGGGCACTCGCGCATCTTCCGACTCGCCTACGCCGAGAATCCTGCCTACGTCCCGCTCCTCCAGCGCGCCGAGGAACTGTGGGACACCCTCGAGGAGAGTCACGACCGACAGCTCCTGCATCGAACCGGCTCGGTCGACGCGGGCCCGCCAGACTCGGCCCTCCTCGAGGGCTCGGCACAGTCCTGTGAGGAACACGGCCTCGAGTACGAACGCCTCTCGAGTGCCGAGCTTACGGAGCGCGCTCCCGGCTACGACCTTCCCGACGAGTACGAAGCGATCTATCAGCCCGACGGTGGCTTTCTCGCGCCCGAGGAGTGTACCGTCGCCCACGTCAATCGCGCCCACGAGGCCGGGGCGACGATTCGTGCCCGCGAACGCGTCGTCGACTGGCGGACGCTCGAGGAAGACGGTGGCGACGCGGACGGCGACAGTAACGACACCGGCGGCGTTCGCGTCGAGACCGACCACGACGCCTACGAGGCCGACAAACTCGTAATTACAGCGGGCGCGTGGACCGCCCGTTTCGTCGACACACTCGAGGACGTGCTGGTTCCCGAGCGACAGGTGACGGCGCGACTGCAGCCGACCGAGCCCGACCAGTTCGACCGCGAGCAGTTCCCCGTCTGGAATCTGGCGGTGCCCGACGGGCGTTACTACGGCTTTCCCGTCCACGACGTTCCTGGGTTCAAATTCGGCCGGTACCATCACCGCGAGGAGGCGGTCGCCCCCGACGCCTTCGAGCGCGAACCGACGCAAGCCGACGAACGATTACTTCGGAAGTTCGCAGAGATGTACTTCCCGGCCGGTGCCGGGCCGACGATGGGACTGGAAACCTGCCTCTTTACGAACACGCCCGACGAGGATTTCGTCCTCGATACCCTCCCCGAGCACCCACAGGTTGCCGTCGGCGCGGGCTTTTCGGGCCATGGCTTCAAGTTCGCCAGCGTCGTCGGCGAGATCCTGGCCGATCTGGCACTCGAGGGCGAGACCGACTACGATATCTCGATGTTCGCGCTAGATCGGTTCGAGGAGTAGGTGAGACACGTTGATCGGGCCGTCGAATCGCTCGAGAGAGCGTTAGAACTCGCCCATCACGTCGTCGACGAAGCGGTCGATAGTCTCGGGGTCGTTCTTCGGGACGCCGATCTGGAAGCGGTCGACATCGAGCGCTTGGTACTCCTCAATGCCAGCAGCGACCTCCGCCGGTGTCCCGATGAGTCCCCGGAACTCGTCTCGAGGCGTCGTGTCTTCGTCAGTTTCCTCGAGGAGGTCCTCATAGACCTCGTGTGCGGCGTCAGTGTCGTCGCGGATGATGGTCGGAATCGTGACCGTCGTCTCGATTTCGTCGTAATCGCGGCCGGCGTTTTCGCAGTGCTCTCGGAGGACGGAGAGCTTGTGGTCGTACTCCTCGGGCGTGACGCCCGGGAGGTTCCACCAGTCGGCGTACTCCGCGGTCAGCCGGAGGGTGAGCTGTTCGCCGCCACCACCGACCAGCACGGGGATGTCATCGGGTTTCGGGTTTAGATAGAGATCATCGACGTCGTAGTACTCTCCGTCATAACTCGCCGGTGAGTCTTCGGTCCAGACGGTTTCACAGAGCTGGATCGCGTCCCGAAGTTGCCGAATCCGCTCGTCGGCCGGCGGGAATTCCATATCCATGGCGTCGTACTCGTCTTCGTACCAGCCCGCACCGATTCCCAGCACCGCGCGTCCCTCCGAGAGTGCGTCAAGCGAACTGACGACCTTCGCGAGATAGACCGGATTCCGGTAGTGAACGCAGGTCACGAGCGCGCTCAGCGTGATTTCATCCGTCACGGCCGCGACCGCCGAGAGTCCCGAGTAGCACTCCACGAACGCCTCGTCCCGATGCCCGTGAAAGGGGAGTTGCCAGAGGTGGTCCATCAGCGAGAGCCACTCGAAACCGTCGTCCTCGAGTCGCTGTGCTCTGTCGACGAGCGCCGCTGCGGGGGAGCGGTCGTCGTGCGTCGCGAACGAACTGTGGTGGTAGCCAAACTCCATGGTTAGTCATCCACCACGAGACAGTAATACGGTCGGGAGGGGGCAAGACCGTCGCGGGCAACACAGCGTGAATTCGAACGTCGCGACGAGTACGTGCAATACACGTCTGGTGGTCCGACAGCATCAATGGTGGTCCGAGACAGCGTGACTGACACTCGAGTCGTGGCGGTCGCAGTCGTTACTCCTGAGTAGATGCGTTTGTATCCGACGCCACCGCAGCAGCGTCGCTATCGTCAGTCACCCGGTGAGGTTCCTCGAGAACCTCATCGAGAACGTCGAAGGCGAGTGCATCGAGTTCCGCAGCATAGTCGGTGCTCGCTGTGGGGCTCGTGACCGCCTCGGATCCGGACTCCATCGATTCGATCTCCTCGGCCGTCAGCACGGCTGGACGGTCGTCGAGCGCGTTCGTGCGCTCCGAAACGAGATTGGCAATCGACGGGTTGGTGGTATGAATCTCGAGGACCGCATCAACGTCGGCCGCTGCGTTTGCGTCCGTGTGCTCGGTTTCGGCCGTTTCCTCGGCGTCGGTGGAGGCTCTCGAGTCGGCCATCGCACTGTCAGCAGCGCTCGACTCAGCTGACGCCGACCCTGACTCGATTGGGTCCATTGTGAATCGGTCAGCTGACGCATCCGAATCAGTCGAATCGTCCAATCCGTCGGCTTCATCCTCGTCGTGGGCCATCGTGGACGGAGAATCATAGATGACAATTCCGTCCGTCGGATCGTCCCCGCGTAGCGGCTCATCTGCCGAGTCAGATGTCAACACCGGTGGTTCAAAGATGTAGCACAGGCCGTCGTGGGTGACGACATACTG contains these protein-coding regions:
- a CDS encoding restriction endonuclease, which encodes MALLDELSGYEFEDLMEDVFRHLGYENVRQSARGADEGRDILMEEVVDGRRRAVVVECKHTETVSRPVVQKLHSAVATYDYDGPKRGMVVTTGRFTAPAREYAADLGGTTAGGIELLDGTDLREIGDEIGMDLYNGRIEILCDESLRPTHPTADRNAPVFEAVQPVENLEPATIPTPDTALVLEPTVTVSADTNATFETSVGVIHSIDETDDLVLLADGDLPRVPGATVQSLVTGAESRSARIALEEHDLETRFDLCERKRFGQTETEYKEWAVERLRQAHTTTVHYTGGNNVDYEKTCTPKVSDVTVRDIDPVYVPHVRSQLALGEYDYEFAYYAAGPSRATTANEFHECVHCASDDGSYTYCANCGSINCDDHIRTERLENEPVCTGCAVTERFALKTKYFYDEANLERFREEYEDMAIHEKAGENVALAAGSVLVALLFALFVLGSVGLL
- a CDS encoding TIGR03560 family F420-dependent LLM class oxidoreductase, with product MEFGYHHSSFATHDDRSPAAALVDRAQRLEDDGFEWLSLMDHLWQLPFHGHRDEAFVECYSGLSAVAAVTDEITLSALVTCVHYRNPVYLAKVVSSLDALSEGRAVLGIGAGWYEDEYDAMDMEFPPADERIRQLRDAIQLCETVWTEDSPASYDGEYYDVDDLYLNPKPDDIPVLVGGGGEQLTLRLTAEYADWWNLPGVTPEEYDHKLSVLREHCENAGRDYDEIETTVTIPTIIRDDTDAAHEVYEDLLEETDEDTTPRDEFRGLIGTPAEVAAGIEEYQALDVDRFQIGVPKNDPETIDRFVDDVMGEF
- the solA gene encoding N-methyl-L-tryptophan oxidase yields the protein MSDQYDVIVIGVGGMGSATVAHLAARGVDVLGLERRDIPHSYGSSHGHSRIFRLAYAENPAYVPLLQRAEELWDTLEESHDRQLLHRTGSVDAGPPDSALLEGSAQSCEEHGLEYERLSSAELTERAPGYDLPDEYEAIYQPDGGFLAPEECTVAHVNRAHEAGATIRARERVVDWRTLEEDGGDADGDSNDTGGVRVETDHDAYEADKLVITAGAWTARFVDTLEDVLVPERQVTARLQPTEPDQFDREQFPVWNLAVPDGRYYGFPVHDVPGFKFGRYHHREEAVAPDAFEREPTQADERLLRKFAEMYFPAGAGPTMGLETCLFTNTPDEDFVLDTLPEHPQVAVGAGFSGHGFKFASVVGEILADLALEGETDYDISMFALDRFEE